The Manihot esculenta cultivar AM560-2 chromosome 1, M.esculenta_v8, whole genome shotgun sequence genome has a window encoding:
- the LOC110625054 gene encoding probable WRKY transcription factor 57 — MDDAHNPDPGGNFATDSNWNLGSDSDTVNYLFTSDRESSILGEFGWNLHSARTSSESDRFGGLDRIDSENVGFASESSRFQGSVSCGGEACTVGSGSGGGAGVGDVSTSNPSVSSSSSEDPPEKATSSGGKLAEIPSKARKKGQKRIRQPRFAFMTKSEVDHLEDGYRWRKYGQKAVKNSPFPRSYYRCTNSKCTVKKRVERSSEDPTIVITTYEGQHCHHTVGFPRGGIIGHESTFVNHLTSPVSQFYYPGILLSREGPLNITQSQQVPVQTVESSTLREPTPQIPVDEGLLGDIVPPGMRNR; from the exons ATGGACGATGCTCATAATCCCGATCCGGGAGGCAACTTTGCCACCGACTCCAACTGGAATCTCGGCTCTGATTCTGATACAGTCAATTATTTATTCACTAGCGACAGAGAGAGCAGTATACTCGGTGAATTCGGATGGAATCTTCACTCTGCTCGCACTTCCAGTGAGTCGGACCGGTTTGGTGGCCTCGACCGGATCGATTCTGAAAACGTTGGGTTTGCATCTGAGAGCAGTAGGTTTCAAGGATCGGTAAGTTGTGGTGGTGAGGCTTGTACGGTCGGGTCTGGGAGCGGTGGTGGTGCTGGTGTTGGCGATGTGTCTACTTCTAATCCGTCAGTCTCTTCGAGCTCCAGCGAGGATCCGCCCGAAAAGGCTACGAGCTCCGGCGGGAAACTGGCTGAGATACC GAGCAAAGCTAGAAAGAAGGGGCAAAAACGAATCCGGCAGCCGCGTTTTGCATTTATGACTAAGAGTGAAGTTGATCATCTTGAGGATGGTTACCGTTGGCGGAAATATGGACAGAAAGCAGTTAAAAATAGCCCATTTCCCAG GAGCTACTATCGTTGCACAAATAGTAAATGTACCGTGAAAAAGAGGGTTGAACGGTCTTCTGAAGATCCCACCATTGTTATTACTACATATGAAGGCCAACACTGCCACCATACTGTTGGTTTCCCCCGAGGTGGAATCATTGGCCATGAGTCTACATTTGTCAACCACTTGACTTCCCCAGTTTCGCAATTTTATTATCCTGGAATTCTGTTATCCCGAGAAGGCCCTCTAAATATTACACAGTCGCAACAAGTACCCGTTCAAACCGTTGAATCCAGTACATTGAGAGAGCCAACCCCACAGATTCCAGTAGATGAAGGACTGCTTGGGGACATTGTCCCCCCTGGAATGCGTAATAGATGA
- the LOC110625071 gene encoding probable inactive purple acid phosphatase 2, whose amino-acid sequence MKIPILLFLFSLLLPSSLAKVKISVTPTILSKSGDIVTVSWSNVDSPSKLDWLGLYSPPDSRHDHFIGYKFLSSSPTWESGSGSISIPIINLRSNYSFRIFRWIESEINPKRHDHDQNPLPGTVHLVAESEQVGFDAGHGPEQIHLAYTDSEDEMRVMFVVGDKEERKVKWGQVDGEWSRVTVARVVRYEREDLCDAPANGSIGWRDPGWIHDAVMSDLKNGVRYYYQVGSDSKGWSGTQSFVSRNGNSDETIAFLFGDMGAATPYTTFRRTQDESISTVKWILRDIEAIGDRHAFVSHIGDISYARGYSWLWDHFFTQIEPVASQVPYHVCIGNHEYDWPLQPWKPDWSYSIYGTDGGGECGVPYSLKFNMPGNSSELTGTRAPATRNLYYSFDTGAVHFVYISTETNFLPGSSQYNFIKHDLESVNRSKTPFVIVQGHRPMYTTSHENRDAPLRMKMLEHLEPLFVKNNVTLALWGHVHRYERFCPLNNYTCGSTWKGYPVHAVIGMAGQDWQPIWEPRPDHPDVPVFPQPEQSLYRAGEFGYTRLVATKEKLTLSYVGNHDGEVHDMVEILASGQVHSGSDGLSNVAGTMVEVVVEDSPFSKYVKGASILVLGAFVGYILGFISHARKKNASKGNWISVKTEEHETLS is encoded by the exons ATGAAAATTCCTATacttctcttcctcttctctcttctcctcCCATCGTCTCTCGCCAAAGTCAAAATCTCTGTCACACCCACCATTCTCTCCAAATCTGGCGACATCGTCACCGTCTCCTGGTCCAACGTAGATTCGCCCTCCAAACTTGACTGGCTTGGCCTCTATTCACCGCCTGACTCACGTCACGATCATTTCATTGGATATAAATTCCTCTCTTCATCGCCCACCTGGGAATCTGGGTCGGGCTCCATCTCGATACCCATTATCAACCTCCGTTCAAACTACTCATTCCGGATCTTCCGATGGATAGAATCCGAAATCAACCCCAAACGCCACGATCACGACCAGAATCCTCTTCCTGGGACGGTCCATTTGGTTGCCGAATCCGAGCAGGTTGGGTTCGATGCGGGCCATGGACCGGAACAGATCCACTTGGCTTATACGGATTCGGAAGATGAGATGCGGGTGATGTTCGTAGTGGGTGACAAGGAGGAGAGGAAGGTGAAATGGGGGCAGGTCGATGGAGAGTGGAGTCGCGTGACGGTGGCGCGTGTGGTGAGGTATGAGAGGGAGGACTTGTGTGATGCTCCGGCTAATGGGAGTATTGGGTGGAGAGATCCTGGGTGGATCCATGATGCAGTCATGTCAGATTTGAAGAATGGCGTTAGATATTATTACCAG GTTGGAAGCGATTCTAAAGGTTGGAGTGGAACTCAGAGCTTTGTGTCACGGAATGGAAACTCTGATGAAACAATAGCTTTCCTATTTGGAGATATGGGAGCTGCAACGCCATATACAACCTTTCGTCGCACACAAGATGAAAGCATATCAACCGTGAAATGGATCCTTCGCGACATAGAAGCTATTGGTGACAGGCATGCTTTCGTTTCTCACATAGGAGATATTAGCTATGCAAGAGGCTACTCATGGTTGTGGGATCATTTTTTCACCCAAATTGAACCTGTTGCATCCCAAGTACCATACCATGTGTGCATTGGTAACCATGAATATGATTGGCCTCTTCAACCGTGGAAACCTGATTGGTCCTATTCAATTTATGGAACTGATGGGGGTGGTGAATGTGGAGTTCCTTACAGTCTTAAATTTAATATGCCTGGAAACTCTTCAGAGCTAACTGGAACCCGTGCTCCTGCCACTCGAAACCTATACTACTCATTTGATACAGGAGCTGTACATTTTGTATACATATCAACTGAGACCAATTTCCTTCCTGGGAGCAGCCAGTATAACTTTATAAAGCATGATTTGGAATCAGTTAATCGGAGCAAGACTCCTTTTGTGATTGTCCAAGGGCACAGGCCAATGTATACTACAAGCCATGAAAACAGAGATGCACCATTGAGGATGAAAATGCTTGAGCACTTGGAACCcttgtttgtgaaaaataatGTCACCCTTGCCTTGTGGGGTCATGTTCATAGATATGAGAGGTTTTGTCCATTGAATAACTACACGTGCGGAAGCACTTGGAAGGGATATCCAGTTCATGCTGTGATTGGGATGGCAGGGCAAGACTGGCAGCCCATTTGGGAACCCAGACCTGACCATCCAGATGTGCCAGTCTTTCCACAACCAGAGCAGTCCTTGTACCGTGCAGGTGAATTTGGGTACACTAGATTGGTTGCCACAAAGGAGAAGCTGACACTTTCTTACGTAGGCAACCATGATGGAGAGGTGCATGATATGGTGGAGATTTTGGCATCAGGCCAAGTTCACAGTGGCAGTGATGGTCTAAGCAATGTTGCTGGAACCATGGTTGAAGTGGTGGTGGAGGACTCCCCATTCTCAAAATATGTCAAGGGTGCTAGTATCCTGGTGCTTGGGGCTTTTGTGGGCTACATTCTTGGGTTTATTTCACATGCCAGGAAGAAGAATGCCTCCAAAGGCAACTGGATTTCCGTGAAGACTGAGGAGCATGAAACATTGTCATGA